Sequence from the Mytilus galloprovincialis chromosome 13, xbMytGall1.hap1.1, whole genome shotgun sequence genome:
TCCAATATACTAATATCACTGTTACTATAGTAACATAAATTTATTGTACTAAAGAAATTCATTAAATCAGTAGCCAACTTAAGCACAATGCACTAAATTCATCCAAGTTTGAAGTAATATGCCAGTCAAAATACAAGAAGTGAAAACTTATTTAATATACCAACAAATAGTCCATTTTATAGACAGAACATCTTTAtagtttaaatttgtattttaagaACAATCTGCTACGCTACTAGCTGTCCTGTGAATCGGGTGAAATGTTCCAGCAGCTCTTTAATCTTACATTTGtcataatttttagctgaaatcTGTTACCAACATGAATGAAGATACTAAATTTAAACTAAAATTGGAaatgatacatttttaattatatatccatagaattttacaaaatagtagaaatatttatattgttcTATGAAATGCCCTTAGGCCCTCATGGctgataacaataaaaaaaatatatctttcgtTATTTTTTATGTCAGAATTTGAACATAGTCTTAGAACAAGAGGCAATTGTATTTGAACATTTTACTTTACTATAGCATTTGATTCACTAATCTTGACAAAATTAAGACAtgagatattttataaaatttctcCTAAACATATAGGGAATACTTTTAacagttttattcattttaacaGTAACTTTTCTAGGGTTacatttcaaaattctttatttctACTGGTACATACTAATGATACTACTTATATCAAACTAATTAGCACCAGCATACATCTAAATGTATTTTCCCACTTACATCAAAACCACAAACTATAGAAATTTCCTATATTACAAAAACAGAAAATCCATGATGACATTATCATGATACACCAAGAGTCTCCGAAGAGCTAGAATCGTTTAGCTTAAATATTTTGTGTAGAACTTGCATCAATGATTAAGTGGCAAAATGATGACAATAGTATCATGCACCATCTGCCCATTGAACCAGGTAAGCTAAAAGAGTCCAGAAAGTAGATGCATCCTCAAAACTGagcataaaaaaatatgaaggcaattttcaagattaaaaaattcccaaaacaatgaataaatgaCAGACAATTTTTAGACCACAAAACACAATAGAGAAAATGTAAGTTTTTAGCAACAAGAACCCAGCTTAAACTTTTAATGTTCTCAAACTTCTGTAGGATAAGGGTATCCTGCTCTTCTATGGAATCTATGTCACAAATAAAAAAGGAGACCAGGATTGTAGCTACAAAAAGTATAACACATTTGTGGTCATCTGAACTTAATGTAATAACATAACATAAGGTAAGACTTGCAATTAAATTCTCAATTCATCTTCAGTTTTCCATCAGTGTTAAGAAGACAAAATACACCaaacaaaaaacatcaaaatacatTCCCTGAATGCAAATTTAAGAAAGAGACACAAGAAATTATATATAGAAAGGTTATAAAAAATGCTAAAGAGATCTTAATGTATCAAGCTAAATATACAATgcacaacattgaaaacatgaACTATGATGCCATTGTTAATAGTGTCATAATGACCTTCACCAATGAAGCAGATATTTAATTCTTACTGACATTTTTACATTATATAAAAGTGTACAATAACAAAAATAGCACTATCAAAAGGGACtgcttacatttttttaaaaacctgATAAATACTATCACAAATTACGGTCTACTTGAAGAGGAagtcaatatttcatttcattttttaaattatgttcatATGGATCAGTTTAAAAAAGATGATAAAGGTTTGTTGTATTGTGTGAACTTTTAAATGATCAATAAAATATTATCACTTTATAATGAAGCACTATAAGATTACAGTGTTAATCATTATCTATATCCTAAACAAAAGCTTCCCATGATCCATTAATCAAATGCCATTCAGTGCACACTTGAAATTAAGTGACAAAAACTCTTCTCTTCTCTTAGGGATGAAGAGATAACATGGAACTCTTACTTTAATCATACTGGATTTCATTATGATGCATTTCCCTCCAAATAACCTCAGGTCAATCGAGGAAATTTATTCATTACATGTAAATTGAAATTGGAAACTAGTCTAATATAGGAAGGGATGAAAAACTTACATGTAATTCTTACTATACTGCAAACCCAATTGGATTTCAtaagaaatgtgtaaaataatgGACGATTTTATAAATGAAGAATTGTCTCAAATAGTATGGTGATGgcaaaaaattaaaacagttacctatataataaaaataaaaagaatgtaggtttgacctttttaacaaatataactttaaaaaactGTTTCTCCAGAACATGGGAGCACCTCCAAGTTATGAAACCAGGAAGCTCAGGACCTATGcccatgatttttttcttcttcaaatttctTATATCTGAAAGACACATATCTACTTCAAGTAGCTATGATTATAGAATTGTTACATCTGAGGCATTGCAGGCTGTTTTTTAACTTCCTTTGAATCGTCAAAAAGTTTTGGAACATCTACCACATTTTTCTTAGGATGAATCATTTTATTTGGTGGAGGTATATTTATCTGTTGTAGATTACCACCAGCCACTGGTTGTTTTTCATGAACACCACCACCAACATTAGGTGGAGGaatattttgttgttgtacaTCACCACCAACAATTGGTTGTTTTTCAGTCTTAACACCTCCCCCAATATTTGGTGGAGCaatattttgttgttgattaagTTCGTTTGGGTGTAATTCTcctttattgttattgtttgaTGCCAATTTGTCATAATTTTTGCCATATATTTTATCCTGCTTTAGAATATCAAGAAGGCCCCCTGGTGGACGCATTTGATTATGATTCACTGAATCCTTGTCACTAATTCGGTCATTCACTTTCGGTACTTCAGGTTTTTCCTCAGATTTTTCTCcatctcttttaaaaattggtggATTGATATTTGGTCTGTGGGAAACTGGCTTTGGTGTTTCTTTACTAGTTTTTCCAGGTTGAAGTTGGAGTTTGTGATCCAGCTGCAGATTTGTGATACAAAATATGTACATTTGGATAATACACACATATACATGACACATATACATGCTATAGAATACACAACAACAAAACATGCTACTGTAAATGAGGTGTTAATTTTGTAATTCTCTGACATTTGTATCTTGTGGCTTACTTTAAGCTAAACATAATTTCGTAAGGTTTTTGCGGAGGCACATTTGGTAAGCTTGTAAATGAAGTAAAATTCCGTGTTTACATGCAGTACATACACAATACAACATGTGACAGCTTTTCCACTTAAATTCACTGAACACTTGATAAGCAaaatagttcaaataattattttttccaacttaaatacattttattttaagtgTAAGTAACATCATAATTTGAAAGTCATATATGCTTCCATCATGGATAGATTTAAGAGAATAGCTGTGTATAACATTAAAAGCCATGCTAAAATCAAATCTTTTGCTAAATATTCCGTAATCTgctttcaaatacatgtatgcatCTGAAGTGTTAGAAATGTCTATTCTATAAAGGTAGTGTATAATTGAATATTTGTACTGTTAGTATAAAGCAAAGACTGTTATGTTATAAATTGAGACAGGATTTCTTGTACATTTTACAGAAATTGTTTTTGGTAGaaataatattttaacaattttttcaaaTGATTCATTTTTGTGAAgactttcaaatgtttttttttttaagccaaACAAAATCCATTTTATCTGTCTCTGGGAAGAAATATGTTAATCTACATAACAGAAACACAAGATAACTAACCTAGTCACAAATCCAAATACTTTAAGTTCAGAAATTATTATGAAGTTTTCATTTATGCAAATAATGTGACTGAGtaagaattaaaatttaaagaactcaAATTCtgatatctaatatatatatatttgtatgcagattttccatttcaaataacaataattaatcgTGCATTTAgtcaattcttttaaaaattgcaataataaatgaacacaataatttctgaattatcCGTATtctaaatactgtggattcattattattcgttggataccaattttcgtggatttcgtgggcacagtcaaaccacgaaattttcaacgaatgataatttttctataggtttgtatgcagatttctgtaaaaccacgaaattaaatatccacgaatatgaaagtttttcttaatccacgaaaaattggtacccacgaaaataaatgaatccacagtagaaaACCGAAAAACAACCATTGTTAATTCCTTACCTTATCATCatcattttcatgtttatttgGTGGTGCCACCTGGTGTTGTTGTTGGTGTTCTTCTATCAGTTTAttctttgcttctttttcaaCTACAAAATATTGTTGTCATTATTTTGTAGTACTTGTGTTTTTGTGGGTTTATCATTATTATCTGAAATTTCTCTTTTCTCTTGATTTCAAGgatttattttactttaactGTGACATTTCGtttgttaattttgtttgattttcccTTTCAATGTCAAAGGACATTATTTCATCAATCATTCTTATGCAAAATTTGttataatgtttattttgatataacacATGTATAagcaaaatttatttttctgaaaggTCTATCCAATataaaatatcaagaaatctatcatgtctatagaaTGGAAGAGCTGGATACTTTGGACAATTTTCTGTTATtgctttataaattaaaaaaatcttggaAGGACTGGTAAAAACAATTCATTAGAATGAGTAAAAAGATGTTTCATTATATCCCAAAGTTTACCAAATTGATCCCTCATcaaagcaaattatttttttttcacatgtaatTAAAGTGAGTAACAACACCTCCCAGACATAATAATTTAAGAACAATACAGGTAGAATTTGTGTCAAAATAATTAAGAAGCCTATAAATTTCAGGAAATGAAAGTAACACAGTATGGGATAGTTAAGATATAACGCTTGTTCCCATATACCATGCAAGAAGCTTAAACTTAAGTTGCCAAGATGAATGGGACAAAATGTGTTATAGACAGATAACCAtagtatattcttttttttacacaAGGGGTGTTAATTTCAGGCAAAATCAGACCTTGTTAAAGGCTTAAAAGAGACAAAAAGTCTTGACAAGAAGATCAGACCTTTTAAAAATTAAGAACAAAATGTAGAATCTTACTTTCTTTATCTTTCTGTTGTTGTAATTTATTCTGTTCCATTTCTTCTACGTTCTGTAATTACAAAAAAAGATCATGtgaaaatattttcttgtttgaactaAGATATACTGTCAAACCATAAATCTATATGTTTGTCTATAACGCTTGATGTTGTTGTAAGATCTTTTGTTGTTTCTGTACTAGTCATTCACAACTTATCTCTGCTCCTGGCAATTTTATTGGTTAACATTATGATCCCGTGACTTATCCAAAACAGAAGGCTGTACTTCATGCACTAGACGCTGAGAAAGAATTTGAgagtttttttataaatgtttaagcAATTCAAGTGTACATAAAGAATGGACATTGGAAGTGTTAATAAATTCTTTTGGAAAACTTAATACTGCTCAAACTAAATCTAAACAAGTCAAGTTTTCATGGTTAATCTACTGGAGTTTCCATCTTTGACCATGAATACAATTTTTATCAACAATGAAATTCTGAAGATTAAATAccataaaaacaataatatataacatAAGAAAACCTCTGTTTAGATTCTTAACTACGAAATTCATGAACATGCTCTCTGTATAATAAATAATCATGGAAGATACTAATTTAATATAATGCTGAATAAAATAGAATTATATCAgatgaacatatttaaaaaaataattgatttttaaacTATTCTTGTATGGATTAAAACAATCAAGATCTCCTTGcagaatttaaataataaaattcccACTGTATTCCTtgatttttgttacttttttacttggaccaattaaaaaaaaactatcataaaACCTCATGTTTTTCCATCAGTTTTTGTGCTTGTTCTCCTAAATTTTTCATAAAGTCTCCAACCTGTCCTCCTCCAAAGTTATTGGCTGCTTCTTTAATATTTCCTGCAAGTTGATTGGCTGCATTTGGAAGATTTCCAATGGCTTGATTGGCTAAATTTTTAAGGTTGCTGACAGGATTTGCATCAACAACAGGATGTTGCTGATTCTGTTGTTGCTGTTGGTTTTGTTGTAAATTCTGTTGTTGTAGGTTTTGTTGCTGTAAATTCTGTTGTTGTAAGTTTTGCTGCTGTTGTAACTTCTGTTGTTCAAAACTTTGCTTTAAAAATCCCATTTGTGTCTAAAATAGAGAATTTAGTGTTCTTCCATTACCTATGCAAGATAACAAAGTACTTCACAAATTTTAAGCTCTTACTTTACATGCACATGGGAGGCTGGTCATGGCTCTTTAGTCTTATTTTGTcctgctcttttttttttaatcatttgttaataAAGATCATTAAAATATgtgcaaaaaataatttatcataaatagtgatttttcagattttttttataacttaatattGCATGTATTGGTTATAAttagatttaaattttaatagttatttcttcaacaaa
This genomic interval carries:
- the LOC143055931 gene encoding uncharacterized protein LOC143055931 isoform X3 — translated: MTRRNGSVAKIVAAAIFFVGAVYFFYVFNQTSGKLKDTERVANRYRREQEALSSQLADLRSEKENLQSRCDNERKEYQNRLSSSNQQYKMIQSQHEDLQSEFTRLRDDLKKDKDDHKLHDAQQNQEYMQLKQEKDLEISSLKDEVANTKRDKDSLNDQLTKLQADLDASQNKINSYQMSVNTLQEQNKALETQMGFLKQSFEQQKLQQQQNLQQQNLQQQNLQQQNLQQNQQQQQNQQHPVVDANPVSNLKNLANQAIGNLPNAANQLAGNIKEAANNFGGGQVGDFMKNLGEQAQKLMEKHENVEEMEQNKLQQQKDKEIEKEAKNKLIEEHQQQHQVAPPNKHENDDDKLDHKLQLQPGKTSKETPKPVSHRPNINPPIFKRDGEKSEEKPEVPKVNDRISDKDSVNHNQMRPPGGLLDILKQDKIYGKNYDKLASNNNNKGELHPNELNQQQNIAPPNIGGGVKTEKQPIVGGDVQQQNIPPPNVGGGVHEKQPVAGGNLQQINIPPPNKMIHPKKNVVDVPKLFDDSKEVKKQPAMPQM
- the LOC143055931 gene encoding uncharacterized protein LOC143055931 isoform X4, with protein sequence MTRRNGSVAKIVAAAIFFVGAVYFFYVFNQTSGKLKDTERVANRYRREQEALSSQLADLRSEKENLQSRCDNERKEYQNRLSSSNQQYKMIQSQHEDLQSEFTRLRDDLKKDKDDHKLHDAQQNQEYMQLKQEKDLEISSLKDEVANTKRDKDSLNDQLTKLQADLDASQNKINSYQMSVNTLQEQNKALETQMGFLKQSFEQQKLQQQQNLQQQNLQQQNLQQQNLQQNQQQQQNQQHPVVDANPVSNLKNLANQAIGNLPNAANQLAGNIKEAANNFGGGQNVEEMEQNKLQQQKDKEIEKEAKNKLIEEHQQQHQVAPPNKHENDDDKLDHKLQLQPGKTSKETPKPVSHRPNINPPIFKRDGEKSEEKPEVPKVNDRISDKDSVNHNQMRPPGGLLDILKQDKIYGKNYDKLASNNNNKGELHPNELNQQQNIAPPNIGGGVKTEKQPIVGGDVQQQNIPPPNVGGGVHEKQPVAGGNLQQINIPPPNKMIHPKKNVVDVPKLFDDSKEVKKQPAMPQM
- the LOC143055931 gene encoding uncharacterized protein LOC143055931 isoform X2; translation: MTRRNGSVAKIVAAAIFFVGAVYFFYVFNQTSGKLKDTERVANRYRREQEALSSQLADLRSEKENLQSRCDNERKEYQNRLSSSNQQYKMIQSQHEDLQSEFTRLRDDLKKDKDDHKLHDAQQNQEYMQLKQEKDLEISSLKDEVANTKRDKDSLNDQLTKLQADLDASQKKKDLERKERLHLETQVGSLKNKINSYQMSVNTLQEQNKALETQMGFLKQSFEQQKLQQQQNLQQQNLQQQNLQQQNLQQNQQQQQNQQHPVVDANPVSNLKNLANQAIGNLPNAANQLAGNIKEAANNFGGGQNVEEMEQNKLQQQKDKEIEKEAKNKLIEEHQQQHQVAPPNKHENDDDKLDHKLQLQPGKTSKETPKPVSHRPNINPPIFKRDGEKSEEKPEVPKVNDRISDKDSVNHNQMRPPGGLLDILKQDKIYGKNYDKLASNNNNKGELHPNELNQQQNIAPPNIGGGVKTEKQPIVGGDVQQQNIPPPNVGGGVHEKQPVAGGNLQQINIPPPNKMIHPKKNVVDVPKLFDDSKEVKKQPAMPQM
- the LOC143055931 gene encoding uncharacterized protein LOC143055931 isoform X1 — its product is MTRRNGSVAKIVAAAIFFVGAVYFFYVFNQTSGKLKDTERVANRYRREQEALSSQLADLRSEKENLQSRCDNERKEYQNRLSSSNQQYKMIQSQHEDLQSEFTRLRDDLKKDKDDHKLHDAQQNQEYMQLKQEKDLEISSLKDEVANTKRDKDSLNDQLTKLQADLDASQKKKDLERKERLHLETQVGSLKNKINSYQMSVNTLQEQNKALETQMGFLKQSFEQQKLQQQQNLQQQNLQQQNLQQQNLQQNQQQQQNQQHPVVDANPVSNLKNLANQAIGNLPNAANQLAGNIKEAANNFGGGQVGDFMKNLGEQAQKLMEKHENVEEMEQNKLQQQKDKEIEKEAKNKLIEEHQQQHQVAPPNKHENDDDKLDHKLQLQPGKTSKETPKPVSHRPNINPPIFKRDGEKSEEKPEVPKVNDRISDKDSVNHNQMRPPGGLLDILKQDKIYGKNYDKLASNNNNKGELHPNELNQQQNIAPPNIGGGVKTEKQPIVGGDVQQQNIPPPNVGGGVHEKQPVAGGNLQQINIPPPNKMIHPKKNVVDVPKLFDDSKEVKKQPAMPQM